In Gasterosteus aculeatus chromosome 15, fGasAcu3.hap1.1, whole genome shotgun sequence, a single genomic region encodes these proteins:
- the brms1la gene encoding breast cancer metastasis-suppressor 1-like protein-A → MPVHRDREKKESTVEEMELEEHEHEASSSEEEDSDTSSVSEDGDSSEMDEEDCERRRTECLDEMSNLEKQFGDLKDQLYHERLSQVNSKLGEVEAGRAAEYLDPLAVLLENMQVRTKVAGIYRELCLESVKNKYECEIQAACQHWESEKLLLLDTVQSELEEKIRRLEEDRQSIDITSELWNDELSGRKKRRDVLSPDKKRRRPSVVSGPYIVYMLPDLDILEDWTAIRKAVATLGPHRGKADTDGPVFPFRQDRCRPILNC, encoded by the exons ATGCCGGTGCACCGTGAccgggagaagaaagagagcactgtggaggagatggagctggaggagcacgaGCATGAGGCCTCcagctcggaggaggaggattctGACACCTCGTCTGTCTCCGAGGATGGAGACAGCTctg AAATGGACGAGGAGGACTGTGAgcggaggaggacagagtgCCTTGATGAAATGTCCAACCTGGAAAAACAGTTCGGGGATCTCAAAGACCA gttgTATCACGAGCGTCTCAGTCAGGTGAACAGCAAGCTGGGAGAGGTGGAGGCCGGCCGGGCAGCAGAATATCTGGATCCTCTGGCGGTGCTGCTGGAGAACATGCAGGTCCGCACCAAGGTGGCAG GTATCTACCGAGAGCTGTGTCTGGAGTCAGTAAAGAACAAGTATGAGTGTGAGATCCAGGCAGCGTGCCAGCACTGGGAG agcgagaagctgctgctgctcgacaCGGTGCAGagtgagctggaggagaagatcagAAGACTAGAAGAAGACCGACAAAGCATAGATATTACATCAG AGTTGTGGAATGACGAGTTATCAGGgcggaagaagaggagagatgtGCTGAGTCCGGATAAGAAGAGGAGGCGACCTTCAGTGGTGTCTG GCCCATATATCGTTTACATGCTGCCCGACTTGGACATCCTGGAGGACTGGACGGCTATCAGAAAG GCCGTGGCTACGCTGGGCCCCCACAGAGGGAAGGCGGACACGGACGGCCCCGTGTTCCCGTTCAGACAAGACAGATGCCGGCCCATTCTCAACTGCTGA